The Methanopyrus kandleri AV19 DNA segment TGCGGTCTCCCCTCTCCCTGAAACCCGCGGTGAAGCTAGGTCTCCTCATCTCGGGATTCTCGATGACCCTGAAGATAGGACAGCTGTTCGCGGGGAAAGCCGGTCTGGTCGTCGGTGCCGTAGTCGGTTCGTTAGCCAGCAGCAACGCGATGAGCCTGAGCCTCGCCTATATGGTGAATTCAGGTACCCTCTCCTCCTCGACCGCGGGCATACTGATCGCACTGTCCTCGCTGGAATCCATACTCGTGAAGTACCTATGGACGGCCGTGTTCGGTAAGAGGGAGGTCCTCGAGCGAACGTGGCGTACGCTCCTACCACCCACGATCGCGGGGATAGCGGGGTTCGGGGTAGTGCTCGCGGGTTAGGTCAGCTTCTTCAACTTGGCCACGAAGAACCCGGTAGTACCGTGGACGTGCGGCCACATCCGACCAGCTTCCAAACTCGACGAGACTCCGTCGACCCGTAAGGGCGGGTGTAAGAACTCGAACTCCGAGCGGACGTCTACGGGACGCAAGCGATCCCGCTTGATCGCCTCGGACACGACGAGCTCGTTCTCCTCGGGCGTGATAGTGCAGGTCGAGTACACAAGCACACCTCCCGGTTTGAGCAGTCGGGCCGCCGCGCGGATGAGCTGACGCTGCTTCAGTGCCAACTCTCGGATGTCTCGGGGTCCGATCTTCCACTTGACGTCGGGGTCGCTCCGGAGCGTTCCGAGGCTGGAGCACGGAGGGTCCAACAGCACCCGGTCGAACTTACCCACGTACCGCGGGTTCCTACCCAACCTGCGGACGTCCGCGCGCAGGACCTCGATGTTCTCGAACACCATCCGTTCCGCGAACCGTTCCAGCCTACGGAGTCGTACCCTGCTGACGTCGACGGCGAGGATCTCCGCTTCATCCTCCGTCAGCTGGGCTATGTGCGTGGTCTTACCGCCGGGTGCGGCACACAGGTCGGCGATCCTCTCCCCGGGTTGCGGGTTCAGTATCTCGGTCACCAGCGCCGCCGCCTCGTCCTGAGGTACGATGTGTCCTTCCCGCCAGCACTCCAGCTCCTCCAGTCGCAGCGGTTGCCCCTTCTTCACCCGGATGCAGTAGTCGACGTACTCCCCGCGCTCCACCTCGAAGCCGTGCTCTTCGAACTCGCGGAGGACGTCCTCGACGTCCGCCGCGGTCGTGTTCACGCGGAACGTGTAGTACTCCGGCGGCTCGTTGTGTACCTCCATGAGCTCCTTGAGTTCGTCCTCGTCGAGGAGGGCACCGAACTTCTCGACGAACCACCGTGGGTGGTGGTATTCGAGGCACAGCCGGTCGATCTCGTCCTCCGGCTCCGGCCGCTCGTACTCCTCCAGGTCCGCGACGACCCCGTGGACGCGGCGGTGGTTCAGTCCGAGCTCCTTGGCCGCCCGGGTCGCGGAGTCCGTCACCGGTGCCGGGTGTTTACCCTCGTAGAGGACCTCGTTC contains these protein-coding regions:
- the rsmB gene encoding 16S rRNA (cytosine(967)-C(5))-methyltransferase RsmB, with product MTEFWARCYALAAKSLIEVMRTKSYPIQYVLRKTLSEYDDKTQSVTRSMVYDVLRRYGTLERVVEDVSRSELPPLERALVMVAANEVLYEGKHPAPVTDSATRAAKELGLNHRRVHGVVADLEEYERPEPEDEIDRLCLEYHHPRWFVEKFGALLDEDELKELMEVHNEPPEYYTFRVNTTAADVEDVLREFEEHGFEVERGEYVDYCIRVKKGQPLRLEELECWREGHIVPQDEAAALVTEILNPQPGERIADLCAAPGGKTTHIAQLTEDEAEILAVDVSRVRLRRLERFAERMVFENIEVLRADVRRLGRNPRYVGKFDRVLLDPPCSSLGTLRSDPDVKWKIGPRDIRELALKQRQLIRAAARLLKPGGVLVYSTCTITPEENELVVSEAIKRDRLRPVDVRSEFEFLHPPLRVDGVSSSLEAGRMWPHVHGTTGFFVAKLKKLT